The proteins below come from a single uncultured Dethiosulfovibrio sp. genomic window:
- the aroB gene encoding 3-dehydroquinate synthase has product MKTLAEGSRITGPGSPMASGPIFLGGFMAAGKTSVGQALSSMTGIPFVDLDQMVESRAGTSVKDIFSTFGEPCFRELESSCLKEAAHLGTVLVGLGGGVLKSRDNGELIRQRGKLVILDVSPEKVRERAANQPGKRPLLEQGDLESLWHSRRELYREADLRVNTDDLTVDQVAMEVRSSLDLPSKEDHRRVLGNDCTGKVIVGRGLLPRLRELVSGGSYVVADEMTGSLFPPTEGIKGISILPRGEDAKTLGHIERLYGDFAAAGVDRHDTVVAIGGGCVGDSAGFAAATWMRGLNLVQCPTTLLAQVDSSIGGKVGVNLPQGKNLVGAFHMPKLVLADVDCLSSMSWKDYRQGLAEVVKYGLGEDRSLFEFLEANSASLRDRCPTVLAEVVARCAAIKLDIVEEDQREMGARARLNLGHTVGHGLEAASDYRGWSHGDGVSVGMMVVTDLACRLGLCSGGMFHRLGGLLTSLGLPTRPDLPWSAIAPHVARDKKFKGGCPRLVLPDDRGTSIIWEGPISELERSYEEMFSLEVNLKDGS; this is encoded by the coding sequence TTGAAGACCTTAGCAGAAGGGTCCAGGATCACAGGACCAGGATCTCCAATGGCTAGTGGGCCCATCTTCCTGGGAGGGTTTATGGCCGCCGGTAAGACCTCCGTCGGGCAGGCCCTGTCGTCTATGACCGGGATACCCTTTGTGGACCTAGACCAGATGGTCGAGTCCCGGGCGGGAACCTCGGTGAAGGATATCTTCTCCACCTTCGGAGAGCCATGTTTCAGGGAGCTTGAGTCCTCCTGTCTCAAAGAGGCCGCCCATTTGGGAACCGTGTTGGTCGGGCTGGGGGGCGGGGTCCTCAAGTCCAGGGATAACGGGGAGCTTATCAGGCAGAGGGGCAAGCTGGTTATCCTGGACGTGTCGCCGGAAAAGGTCAGGGAGAGGGCTGCTAATCAGCCGGGAAAGAGGCCTCTGCTGGAACAGGGAGACCTAGAATCCCTGTGGCATAGCAGAAGGGAGCTCTATAGAGAGGCGGATCTCAGGGTGAACACCGACGACCTGACGGTGGACCAGGTCGCCATGGAGGTTAGGTCAAGCCTGGACCTCCCCAGCAAGGAGGATCATCGCAGGGTTTTAGGGAACGACTGCACAGGCAAGGTCATAGTCGGCAGAGGGCTGTTGCCCCGGCTCAGGGAATTGGTCTCCGGCGGCTCCTACGTGGTCGCCGACGAGATGACCGGTTCGCTCTTCCCCCCCACTGAGGGTATAAAGGGTATATCGATCCTGCCCAGAGGGGAAGATGCCAAGACCTTAGGCCACATAGAGAGGCTCTACGGCGACTTCGCCGCCGCCGGTGTGGATCGACACGACACGGTGGTCGCCATCGGAGGCGGCTGCGTGGGAGATTCGGCGGGCTTCGCCGCCGCCACCTGGATGAGAGGGCTAAACTTGGTTCAGTGCCCCACCACCCTCCTAGCCCAGGTGGACAGCTCTATAGGCGGTAAGGTCGGGGTCAACCTGCCTCAGGGCAAAAACCTGGTGGGGGCCTTCCACATGCCCAAGCTGGTGCTGGCCGACGTGGACTGCTTGTCCTCCATGAGCTGGAAGGACTACCGTCAGGGACTGGCGGAGGTGGTCAAGTACGGCCTCGGAGAGGACAGGTCACTGTTTGAGTTTCTCGAGGCAAATTCCGCCTCTCTCAGGGACCGCTGTCCAACGGTCCTCGCAGAGGTAGTGGCCCGGTGTGCCGCCATAAAGCTGGATATAGTCGAGGAGGATCAGAGGGAGATGGGGGCCAGAGCCAGGCTTAACCTGGGGCATACGGTGGGACACGGCCTTGAGGCCGCATCGGACTACCGTGGCTGGAGCCACGGAGACGGCGTATCTGTGGGGATGATGGTGGTCACCGATCTGGCCTGTAGACTGGGGCTGTGCTCCGGTGGGATGTTCCACAGGCTAGGTGGTCTTCTTACCTCCCTTGGGCTCCCTACAAGGCCCGATCTCCCATGGTCCGCCATAGCCCCTCATGTGGCCAGGGACAAGAAGTTTAAAGGCGGCTGTCCCAGGCTGGTCCTCCCCGATGATCGGGGAACCTCGATTATATGGGAGGGGCCTATCTCAGAGCTGGAGCGGTCCTACGAGGAGATGTTCAGCCTAGAGGTAAATCTAAAGGACGGCTCTTAG
- the aroC gene encoding chorismate synthase, translating to MALRFLSAGESHGRGYTVIVEGLPAGLPVPLELLSSELARRRRGWGRGPRMALERDVIEVWSGLRDGLTTGAPLSLCLDNTEWRSWRGAMNPHQVDQQAQDKAVSCPRPGHADLPGRLKYGHLDMRNVLERSSARATAGWTLAGTVARAILSGLGIQVRGAVTSIGGVHLADPSSEEEWARAVQSNMGCPREADEGPLINRIDSAKEEGYSLGGTFVVSIKDMPTGVGSYVEWDRRLDGRFAGALMSIPAIKGVSVGDGLDLADRPGIDAHDEIHLEGGSLVRRTNRAGGIEGGMTNGQEIMLRAAMKPIPTMKESLPSVDLSTMKAHRAHVERCDVCAVPAACVVGEAMAAWVAASAIVEQFGGDRFEDLSRRVQDHRTRISNG from the coding sequence ATGGCCCTTCGTTTTTTGAGCGCAGGGGAGTCCCACGGAAGGGGTTACACCGTCATAGTCGAGGGACTTCCCGCTGGCCTTCCGGTCCCCCTGGAGCTCCTGTCCTCAGAGCTCGCCAGGAGGAGAAGAGGCTGGGGCAGAGGCCCTAGAATGGCCCTGGAGAGGGACGTTATAGAGGTGTGGAGCGGCCTTAGAGACGGCCTCACCACCGGAGCCCCTCTCTCTCTCTGTCTGGATAATACCGAGTGGCGGTCCTGGAGGGGCGCCATGAACCCCCATCAGGTGGATCAGCAGGCTCAGGATAAGGCGGTGTCCTGCCCCAGGCCCGGCCACGCCGACCTGCCCGGGCGGCTCAAGTACGGCCACCTCGACATGAGAAACGTCCTGGAGAGGTCCAGCGCCAGAGCCACCGCAGGATGGACCCTGGCGGGAACAGTGGCGAGGGCCATCCTGAGCGGCCTCGGTATTCAGGTCCGTGGGGCGGTCACCTCCATCGGGGGAGTTCATCTGGCGGATCCTAGCTCTGAGGAGGAATGGGCCAGGGCGGTTCAGTCCAATATGGGCTGTCCAAGGGAGGCCGACGAAGGCCCCCTTATAAATAGGATAGATTCGGCTAAGGAGGAGGGCTACAGCCTGGGCGGGACCTTCGTGGTGTCCATAAAGGACATGCCCACAGGGGTCGGATCCTACGTGGAGTGGGACAGGAGGCTGGACGGTCGTTTCGCCGGGGCTCTTATGTCCATCCCGGCCATAAAGGGGGTCTCGGTTGGGGACGGTTTAGACCTGGCGGACAGGCCGGGCATAGACGCCCACGACGAAATCCACCTGGAGGGAGGAAGTCTGGTCCGTCGGACCAACAGGGCGGGAGGTATCGAGGGCGGCATGACCAACGGCCAGGAGATCATGCTCAGGGCCGCCATGAAGCCAATTCCCACGATGAAAGAGTCCCTCCCATCGGTGGACCTGTCCACCATGAAGGCCCATAGGGCCCACGTCGAGCGGTGCGACGTCTGCGCCGTCCCGGCGGCCTGCGTGGTGGGAGAGGCTATGGCGGCCTGGGTCGCCGCCTCGGCCATAGTTGAACAGTTCGGAGGTGACAGGTTTGAAGACCTTAGCAGAAGGGTCCAGGATCACAGGACCAGGATCTCCAATGGCTAG
- a CDS encoding Lrp/AsnC family transcriptional regulator codes for MTIKDGNLLDDTGLAILRELQANGRISFRELGKKVGLSAPAAIERVRRMESVGIIMGYGARIDPEKAGFPIRAMSAMSTDFKNPDPYLADKITAIPEVIRCLSITGQDDYYVEIVARSIKDLERILGELTRIGKLCTSIVLSSIEKDLKI; via the coding sequence ATGACCATAAAAGACGGCAACCTACTGGACGACACCGGCCTGGCGATCCTCAGGGAGCTTCAAGCAAACGGCAGGATCTCCTTCAGAGAGCTAGGAAAGAAAGTGGGCCTCTCCGCCCCAGCGGCCATAGAGAGGGTCCGGCGAATGGAGAGCGTCGGGATAATCATGGGATATGGGGCCAGGATAGACCCGGAAAAAGCGGGCTTCCCGATCAGAGCTATGTCCGCCATGTCCACGGACTTCAAAAACCCCGACCCCTACCTGGCGGACAAGATAACCGCCATACCGGAGGTCATAAGGTGCCTGAGCATCACAGGGCAAGACGACTACTACGTCGAGATAGTCGCCAGGTCAATCAAGGACCTTGAGAGGATCCTCGGAGAGCTGACCAGGATAGGCAAGCTGTGCACCTCCATCGTTCTGTCCTCCATCGAGAAGGACCTAAAAATCTAA
- a CDS encoding HAD-IIA family hydrolase, translated as MIADKYDAFFLDLDGVVYVGSSPTDGAIEALGRLRSMGKDIRFLTNNPTDQEEIVARLSSLGIEAARSEVVTCGTATASVLAEQDAGSVWTLGHDGLRRALSQGGLKLVEGRPCDAVVVGWDDSITLSQIREAALAIRNGATFVATNEDKTYPGPEGILSGVGVVVDAIIAGSGKRPISIGKPCTAMFYQAIKSLPPGKKAVMIGDTPSVDVLGAHRAGLDALLMGSARTYPAALDFRNPDGRIGSLMDLFDPSVETRSWVSPDYRWPESVEPGVAGVVWDGEGRVLLMKRSDNGLWGIPSGHVEPGETVESAVIREIKEETGLDVVVKELVGLYSDPMSQVITYPDGRVCHFVTSCFSCSVKGGQLSRSGPETLDAGFFRPSELPEPLMPMHPRWLSDAVAPSGRPFLR; from the coding sequence ATGATAGCGGACAAGTACGATGCGTTTTTTCTGGACCTTGACGGGGTGGTCTACGTGGGAAGTTCCCCCACCGACGGGGCCATCGAAGCCCTGGGACGACTTCGTTCCATGGGGAAAGATATAAGGTTTTTGACCAACAACCCCACAGATCAGGAGGAGATAGTGGCCCGGCTCAGCTCTTTGGGCATAGAGGCGGCTAGATCCGAGGTCGTCACCTGTGGCACGGCGACCGCTTCGGTGTTGGCGGAACAGGACGCTGGCTCGGTCTGGACCCTGGGACACGACGGCCTGAGAAGGGCCCTGTCCCAAGGTGGTCTTAAGCTGGTGGAGGGCAGACCCTGCGACGCCGTGGTGGTCGGCTGGGACGACTCAATAACCCTGTCCCAGATAAGGGAGGCCGCCCTTGCGATCAGAAACGGTGCCACTTTCGTCGCTACCAACGAGGACAAGACTTATCCCGGGCCCGAGGGGATCCTCTCCGGTGTCGGTGTGGTGGTTGACGCCATAATAGCGGGAAGCGGAAAAAGGCCTATATCCATAGGGAAGCCCTGCACGGCCATGTTCTACCAGGCGATCAAATCCCTGCCCCCTGGGAAAAAGGCGGTCATGATAGGGGATACCCCGTCGGTGGACGTTCTGGGAGCTCACAGGGCCGGACTGGATGCGTTACTTATGGGGAGCGCTCGCACATATCCAGCGGCCTTGGACTTCAGAAATCCCGACGGTCGAATCGGCTCTCTTATGGACCTTTTCGATCCATCGGTGGAGACCAGGTCGTGGGTATCCCCCGATTATCGCTGGCCCGAATCGGTGGAGCCGGGGGTCGCAGGGGTGGTTTGGGACGGCGAGGGCAGAGTACTCCTGATGAAGCGTTCGGACAACGGCCTTTGGGGAATCCCCTCCGGCCACGTCGAGCCGGGGGAGACGGTGGAATCAGCGGTGATCCGTGAGATAAAGGAGGAGACCGGCCTTGACGTGGTGGTCAAGGAGCTTGTGGGGCTGTACTCTGATCCCATGTCTCAGGTGATAACCTACCCCGACGGCAGGGTGTGCCACTTCGTCACCAGCTGTTTTTCCTGCTCCGTTAAGGGAGGTCAGCTGAGCAGGTCTGGCCCGGAGACCCTTGATGCCGGCTTTTTTCGGCCCTCTGAGTTGCCCGAACCACTGATGCCGATGCATCCTCGGTGGCTCTCCGACGCAGTGGCCCCCTCAGGCAGACCCTTTCTGAGGTAA
- the aroA gene encoding 3-phosphoshikimate 1-carboxyvinyltransferase → MECVKALGCDVIRSADSVKVSRGKGLSDPSAPLDAGNSGTTARLMCGLLAGVPGTFSVMSGDESLQGRPMSRVVDPLRILGAKIDGRDGGKRLPLAIRGTRLTGGQYVLPVPSAQVKSALLLAGLSAQGSVTVVEPLPTRDHTEIMLEHLGVPVRKDGGSITVYPFDDLPGGSWRVPGDFSSAAFWAVAAAISPKSEVSLIGVGLNPTRSGLLEVLKSMGLNCSVLSPRTQGGEMVADLVVRTSALSSVTVGESQVPSMVDELPVLAVAATQASGTTEIRGASELRVKECDRIAAVAEGLKAMGAQIVEHDDGWTIPGGQVLHSAVVDSHGDHRIAMAMAVAALVADGPVEIKGSDCVAISYPDFFSHLNSLSEGR, encoded by the coding sequence TTGGAGTGCGTTAAGGCCCTGGGGTGCGACGTGATCAGGTCCGCCGACAGCGTGAAGGTCTCCAGAGGCAAGGGCCTGTCGGACCCATCGGCGCCTCTGGACGCCGGAAATTCCGGCACCACCGCAAGGCTAATGTGTGGCCTTCTGGCTGGAGTCCCAGGGACCTTCTCGGTGATGTCAGGAGACGAGAGCCTTCAGGGCCGTCCTATGAGCCGGGTCGTGGACCCTCTGAGGATTCTGGGGGCCAAGATAGACGGCAGGGACGGAGGAAAGAGGCTGCCTCTGGCCATAAGGGGGACCAGGCTGACCGGTGGGCAGTACGTTCTACCGGTTCCCAGCGCCCAGGTCAAGAGCGCCCTGCTTCTGGCTGGGTTGTCGGCCCAGGGTAGCGTCACGGTGGTGGAGCCCCTACCCACCAGGGACCACACGGAGATAATGCTGGAGCACCTGGGCGTCCCGGTCCGAAAGGACGGAGGCTCGATCACGGTCTACCCCTTCGACGACCTGCCAGGGGGATCCTGGAGGGTTCCGGGGGACTTCTCCTCCGCCGCCTTCTGGGCCGTGGCTGCGGCCATCTCCCCGAAGTCGGAGGTCTCCCTTATAGGTGTGGGACTGAACCCCACAAGGTCGGGGCTTCTCGAGGTGCTCAAATCCATGGGGCTGAACTGCTCGGTCCTGTCGCCCAGGACCCAGGGGGGGGAGATGGTGGCGGACCTTGTGGTCAGGACCTCCGCCCTCAGCTCGGTGACGGTGGGAGAATCCCAGGTTCCCTCTATGGTGGACGAGCTTCCGGTTTTGGCCGTCGCCGCCACCCAGGCCTCTGGGACCACCGAGATAAGGGGGGCCTCGGAGCTTCGAGTCAAAGAGTGCGACCGAATCGCCGCTGTGGCGGAGGGGCTCAAGGCCATGGGAGCCCAGATCGTCGAGCACGACGATGGCTGGACTATCCCTGGAGGCCAGGTCCTTCACTCGGCGGTCGTGGACAGCCACGGAGATCACCGTATAGCCATGGCCATGGCGGTTGCGGCGCTGGTGGCCGACGGTCCGGTGGAGATAAAGGGATCGGACTGCGTCGCCATATCCTACCCCGACTTCTTCAGCCATCTTAACTCCCTCTCGGAAGGGAGGTAG
- the zupT gene encoding zinc transporter ZupT, producing the protein MSEIAVAFGLTLFAGLATGIGSAIAFFAKRTNFRFLSISTGFSAGVMLYVSFVEIFFKGSEALSEVYGDYWGEWINVGAFFGGIILIGLIDAFIPQAENPHEVRSEKAVAPLHSDEASPVQRENQEDHKLMRMGLFTALAIGIHNFPEGLATFLAALHDPSVGVVIAVAIALHNIPEGISVSVPIYYATGDRKKAFFYSFLSGLAEPIGALIAYGGIVLFSGGSGTAVPQEVMGILFAGVAGIMVYISLDELIPTSNAYGKGHDSMIGLVGGMAVMALSLLMMR; encoded by the coding sequence TTGAGCGAAATAGCGGTAGCCTTTGGACTTACACTCTTTGCTGGCCTAGCTACAGGTATAGGAAGTGCCATAGCCTTTTTTGCCAAGAGGACCAACTTCCGTTTCCTGTCAATATCCACCGGCTTCTCCGCCGGAGTAATGCTCTACGTGTCCTTTGTCGAGATATTCTTCAAGGGTTCCGAGGCCCTCTCCGAGGTTTACGGAGACTACTGGGGAGAGTGGATAAACGTTGGTGCCTTCTTCGGGGGGATAATCCTTATAGGCCTTATAGACGCCTTTATCCCCCAGGCCGAGAACCCTCACGAGGTACGCTCAGAGAAGGCTGTGGCTCCTCTGCACAGTGATGAAGCGTCTCCCGTTCAGCGGGAAAATCAAGAGGATCATAAGCTTATGAGAATGGGGCTCTTTACCGCCCTGGCGATAGGAATTCACAACTTCCCCGAGGGACTGGCGACGTTTCTGGCCGCCCTTCACGATCCTTCGGTGGGAGTTGTCATAGCCGTGGCCATAGCCCTCCACAACATCCCCGAAGGCATAAGCGTATCTGTGCCGATCTACTACGCAACAGGAGACAGGAAGAAGGCCTTTTTCTATTCCTTCCTGAGTGGCCTTGCGGAGCCTATAGGGGCGTTGATCGCCTACGGAGGCATAGTCCTTTTCTCTGGAGGAAGCGGGACAGCTGTCCCTCAGGAGGTCATGGGCATCCTGTTCGCCGGGGTCGCCGGGATAATGGTCTACATAAGCCTGGACGAGCTTATCCCAACCAGCAACGCCTATGGCAAGGGACACGACAGTATGATAGGTTTAGTCGGTGGCATGGCGGTTATGGCCCTGAGCCTGCTTATGATGCGCTGA
- a CDS encoding amino acid carrier protein, producing MDFLGFVEQLVDWVWGTPLIVMVLGSGVFFTLVSGCFQFRYGRYIFKNTVGRIFSGKVDDGPGLLSPYEAVSVAIGSTVGVGNIGGVATAIAVGGPGAVFWMWMAGIFGQLIKMVEVTLAVHYRTVLDDGQSTYGGPTYYIQRGLGQERGWHGLAKVLSGLFLIGFLICYFFTIQNYTVAEAVAGVFDANLLVVSFVFLLLLYASIWGGIRGLGKIAIAVVPFMCIFYIGGALVVILKDAAAIPHTFRLIFESAFTGTAAVGGFAGAAFAKMISVGMARAVYSNEAGWGSSPMIHASARVNHPVKQGIMGIFEVFMDTLVICSVTAIMIINSGEWSSGLDGATLTLSAFSKGVGTLGTTVLVVGIFLFGLTTSTGLFAQFETLLTYVVGPHSKNLDKVLKFNKYVYPLPGFLLVLYAQVYGLPTYKVWMFIDISIGIPIFVNLLAILLLTPKFLDLLRDYRARYMGQGKVDSDFKVFYEE from the coding sequence ATGGATTTTTTGGGTTTTGTGGAGCAGTTAGTCGATTGGGTGTGGGGAACTCCCCTCATAGTTATGGTGCTTGGATCTGGGGTTTTCTTTACCCTGGTCTCGGGGTGCTTTCAGTTCAGGTATGGCAGATATATCTTTAAAAATACCGTGGGACGGATCTTCTCCGGCAAGGTCGACGATGGTCCCGGGCTATTGTCGCCCTACGAGGCGGTAAGCGTCGCCATAGGCTCAACCGTCGGAGTGGGCAACATCGGAGGAGTCGCCACAGCCATCGCAGTCGGAGGCCCTGGGGCGGTGTTCTGGATGTGGATGGCGGGCATCTTTGGCCAGCTCATAAAGATGGTCGAGGTCACACTGGCGGTCCACTACAGGACGGTGCTGGACGACGGACAGAGCACCTACGGAGGGCCCACCTACTACATCCAAAGAGGGCTCGGTCAGGAGCGAGGCTGGCATGGCCTGGCGAAGGTCCTCAGCGGACTGTTCTTGATAGGGTTTCTCATCTGTTATTTCTTCACCATCCAGAACTACACAGTGGCTGAGGCGGTAGCGGGGGTCTTCGACGCGAACCTTCTTGTGGTCAGCTTCGTCTTTCTGCTTCTCCTCTACGCCTCCATCTGGGGCGGCATCAGGGGGCTCGGCAAGATAGCCATAGCGGTGGTACCCTTTATGTGCATTTTCTATATAGGAGGAGCCCTCGTCGTCATCCTCAAAGACGCCGCCGCTATTCCCCACACTTTTAGGCTCATATTTGAGAGTGCCTTCACCGGAACCGCAGCGGTTGGCGGATTTGCCGGAGCGGCTTTCGCAAAGATGATCTCCGTCGGAATGGCCCGTGCGGTCTACAGTAACGAGGCTGGTTGGGGTTCCTCTCCCATGATCCACGCCTCCGCAAGGGTCAATCACCCGGTGAAACAGGGTATCATGGGTATATTCGAGGTCTTTATGGACACCTTGGTAATATGCTCGGTGACCGCCATCATGATCATAAACTCGGGGGAGTGGAGCTCCGGCCTGGACGGGGCAACTCTGACACTTAGCGCCTTCTCCAAGGGAGTAGGCACTCTTGGGACCACCGTTCTGGTTGTGGGTATATTCCTATTCGGTCTCACGACCTCGACAGGGCTTTTCGCCCAGTTTGAGACGCTGCTTACCTATGTCGTAGGGCCTCACTCGAAGAACCTGGATAAGGTGCTTAAGTTCAACAAGTACGTCTATCCCCTGCCGGGATTTTTGCTGGTGCTATACGCCCAGGTCTATGGCCTTCCAACCTATAAAGTGTGGATGTTCATAGATATCTCCATAGGCATTCCTATATTTGTCAACCTGCTGGCTATACTCCTGCTTACCCCTAAATTCCTCGATCTGCTTAGGGACTACCGGGCAAGGTACATGGGCCAGGGCAAGGTTGACTCGGATTTCAAGGTTTTCTACGAGGAATAG
- a CDS encoding arginine deiminase family protein, translated as MKPWGAQSEVGKIEKIMVKRAEDAYGSQEVLDSCWRDLGYTEPVNYSKAMDEYDAFLSIIKSHVPEVFCLPSQEGTGPDSMYARDSCMVTDHGYILFNMGKPQRRTEATEAGRLFDSIGLPRLGAIEGEGTMEAGDMAWLDENTLAVGISYRTNPEGVRQLRDLAAGNFEVLDYPIPHWNGPEECLHLMSFISPVDHKAAVVYSRQMPVTFRQELLHRGYNLIEVPDQEYDTMACNVLALEPGLVLMIEGNPITKGRLQEAGMEVLEFPGTEICWKGGGGPTCLTRPLLRK; from the coding sequence ATGAAACCCTGGGGAGCTCAGTCGGAAGTCGGAAAGATAGAGAAGATAATGGTGAAGAGGGCGGAAGACGCCTACGGAAGCCAGGAGGTCCTGGACTCCTGCTGGAGGGATCTGGGCTACACCGAGCCGGTGAACTACTCCAAGGCTATGGACGAATACGATGCATTTCTATCCATTATAAAGAGCCACGTGCCCGAGGTGTTTTGCCTCCCCTCCCAGGAGGGAACCGGTCCCGACTCGATGTACGCCAGGGACTCCTGTATGGTCACCGACCATGGTTATATCCTGTTTAACATGGGCAAGCCCCAGCGGAGGACCGAGGCAACAGAGGCGGGCCGTCTGTTTGACTCCATCGGTCTGCCTAGGCTGGGAGCCATAGAGGGCGAGGGAACTATGGAGGCGGGGGATATGGCCTGGCTGGACGAGAACACCCTGGCGGTGGGGATCAGCTACAGGACTAACCCCGAGGGAGTCCGCCAGCTGAGGGATCTGGCTGCCGGTAACTTCGAGGTTCTGGACTACCCCATACCTCACTGGAACGGACCGGAGGAGTGCCTTCACCTCATGTCCTTCATAAGCCCTGTGGACCACAAGGCGGCGGTTGTATACTCCAGACAGATGCCCGTTACGTTCCGGCAGGAGCTTCTTCACAGGGGATATAACCTGATAGAGGTTCCAGATCAGGAGTACGATACCATGGCCTGTAACGTCCTGGCCCTGGAGCCCGGTCTGGTCCTCATGATAGAGGGCAACCCTATCACCAAGGGCAGACTACAGGAGGCTGGCATGGAGGTGTTGGAGTTCCCGGGCACCGAGATATGCTGGAAGGGCGGCGGAGGACCTACCTGTCTGACAAGGCCCCTTCTTCGTAAGTAA
- a CDS encoding NfeD family protein, with protein MEFLATWQFWGMLCIVLLLGEIASPGFVLGCVAIACIPPLLMGAFWSPSMPFPLDGRISLALFGASALLGLLFIRPSVVKHLYGKGQRRSDVEGMIGSKAMVIKEIPEGQTGGGYVKVRGSQWWAFHVDGKPIPVGAEVEIVEVKGAKVMVTTVRDDD; from the coding sequence ATGGAGTTTTTGGCGACCTGGCAGTTTTGGGGTATGTTGTGCATAGTACTTCTGCTGGGAGAGATAGCCTCTCCTGGATTCGTCCTGGGATGTGTGGCCATCGCCTGTATCCCTCCCCTTCTCATGGGTGCTTTTTGGTCTCCGAGTATGCCCTTTCCTCTTGACGGAAGGATAAGCCTGGCGCTCTTCGGTGCCTCTGCCCTTTTGGGGTTGTTGTTTATCCGCCCCTCGGTGGTAAAACACCTCTACGGCAAGGGCCAGAGGCGGTCCGACGTGGAGGGGATGATAGGATCCAAAGCAATGGTTATCAAGGAGATTCCGGAAGGACAAACTGGTGGAGGCTACGTCAAGGTGAGGGGATCTCAGTGGTGGGCTTTCCACGTGGACGGTAAGCCGATTCCTGTCGGGGCAGAGGTGGAGATAGTGGAGGTCAAAGGGGCCAAGGTAATGGTAACCACGGTCCGTGATGACGATTAG